GACCGGATCGAAACGGATCAGCGTGGTCCACAGGCGAATATCCGCCTCTGTCAGGCGATCGCCCGTCAGGTAGCGGTGCTGGCCGAGGATCTGCTCCAGGCGTTCCAGCGACTCGAACACTTTCCCGACCGCCTCATCGTAGGCTTCCTGGCTGGTGGCAAAACCGGCTTTATAGACGCCGTTGTTAACGTTGTCGTAGATCCAGCTATTCAGTTCGTCGATTTTATCGCGCAGTTCCACCGGGTAGTAGTCTCCGGCGAGTGCGCCGTGAGCATCAAACGCGGTGTTGAACATGCGGATGATCTCCGCAGACTCATTGCTGACGATGGTCTGGTTTTTTTTGTCCCACAGGACCGGCACGGTGACGCGCCCGGTGTAGTGCGGGTCGGCACGCAGATAGAGCTGGTACAGGAAATCGTGGTGATAAAGATCATCGCCGGTGGCTGCCGGGAAGTTGCTGTCGAACGTCCAGCCGTTTTCCATCATCAGCGGGTTAACAACCGACACCGGGATCAGCGACTCAAGGCCTTTCAGTTTGCGTACAATCAACGTGCGGTGCGCCCACGGGCAGGCGAGAGAAACATACAGATGATACCGATCTTTCTCGGCCGCAAAGCCGCCTTCGCCGCTTGGGCCGGGTGCGCCATCGGCGGTCAGCCAGTTACGGAAGGCGGAAACGGAGCGCTTAAAGCGTCCGCCGGTGGATTTGGTGTCATACCAGACATCCTGCCAGACGCCGTCTACAAGTTGTCCCATTTTTTTCTCCTCCGTCAGATAGCAAAAGCGAGGAGATGTCTCCTCGCTTTGTTCATTCAGTATAGCGTGCTTACCACTTCTTATTCAGAACGCGGTCGATGCTGTATGCGCCCGGGCCGGTGATGGCCAGCAGCAGGAAGCCGCCTGCGATGGTCAGATTTTTCATGAACATCAGGGAGTTCACGCCTTCCGCAAAGTTGCTGTGGAAGATGAACGCCGTCAGCAGGGTGAAGCCTGCGGTGAACAGGGCGGTGGTACGGGTCAGGAAGCCAAACAGCACGGCCAGACCGCCACCAAATTCAAGAAGGATGGTCAGCGGCAGCAGGAACCCCGGAACGCCCATCGCTTCCATGTATTGTTGAGTGCCTGCATAGCCGGTGATTTTGCCCCAGCCTGCGGTGATAAACAGCACAGGCATCAAAATACGTGCGACCAGTACGCCAACATCTTCTAATTTTTTCATTTTACTCTCCAGGAAACCACATACGCGGCATAACGTTATTTATGTGCAAATTCGGGTAGATACCGCGTCTTTGCTGTCGATGGAGAGGAGTGTAAACGGGGCGGAAAAGAATTGTTAGCTAGGAAAACTGTCAATCTTCTTCAAAGATATTGAGTAAAAAGAGGTGCGCGCTGGTGCCCTCACCCCAACCCTCTCCCACGGGGAGAGGGCGCAAAAACAAAAAACGGTAACCTGAGTTACCGTTTTGCTTTTACCTCGAAGCCGTCACCCGACGAGAAGGCTACCGCAACTGCTGCTGGCGCAGCGTGGTCTTGACCAGACGCCAGGCGCTCCAGACACCAAAGCCGCGGCGGGCCCAGCGGATCAGCATATTGGGATGCCGAACCGTCCAGATAGCCATGACGCTACTGCCGACCAGCGCCCAGGAGCGCAGGCTCAGGACAGTATTCCAGCCACGGTCAAAACGACGCGTGGATGCTATCCAGTCACGACGGCTGGCGGACAGATCCAGCCGTTGCTGCTGGATCTGGCTCAACAGATACGCTTTTCGCTTTTGACGTTCGGCTGCGCTGCTCACGATTTGTCATCCTCCAGAAGCGAGCGATCGTTGGCTAGCTCCTGGCGAGTGTGGCGCATGAAGGTAGACGTGCGGGCTTTGTGAAGCGTCCAGACGCCACCGATCAATGCCCCAACCAGCAGAACCACGGTCGTTGCAATCATCGCGTTAAGACGATACTGCGGATCGATGGCCCAGATGATCAATACCATCAGGCTCATCAGACCAAACGCGGCGAAGAGCATGGTAAGCCCGAGCATCAGTAGCATCTGGAAGAGGTTGGCTTTCTCTTCTTCCAGCTCGACTACCGCCAGGCGGACGCGCGTTTCGGCAATCCCGACCAGCGTCGTTAAGATACGCTGACCGATGCCGAGGACGTTATTAGCAGGCCCTTGTGCGTGACGTGGATCTTCCATAATCAACGACGCGTCGACAGGACACCCAGCACCACGCCAATCGCGGCACCAATACCTACGCCAGTCCATGGATTGTCACGCACATACTCGTCAGCGCGCGCGGCAGCTTCACGCGTCTGTTTTGCCAGCACATCGCCGGTTTCACCCAGGCGGTAACGGCTCTCTTTCAGTGCTTTCTCGGCTTTGCTGCGCAGTTTGCTGACTTCA
This region of Enterobacter cancerogenus genomic DNA includes:
- a CDS encoding glutathione S-transferase family protein, which codes for MGQLVDGVWQDVWYDTKSTGGRFKRSVSAFRNWLTADGAPGPSGEGGFAAEKDRYHLYVSLACPWAHRTLIVRKLKGLESLIPVSVVNPLMMENGWTFDSNFPAATGDDLYHHDFLYQLYLRADPHYTGRVTVPVLWDKKNQTIVSNESAEIIRMFNTAFDAHGALAGDYYPVELRDKIDELNSWIYDNVNNGVYKAGFATSQEAYDEAVGKVFESLERLEQILGQHRYLTGDRLTEADIRLWTTLIRFDPVYVTHFKCDKHRIGDYLNLHGFLRDIYQTPGIAETVDFDHIRTHYYRSHKTINPTGIISIGPWQDLDEPHGRDVRFG
- a CDS encoding DoxX family protein, with the translated sequence MKKLEDVGVLVARILMPVLFITAGWGKITGYAGTQQYMEAMGVPGFLLPLTILLEFGGGLAVLFGFLTRTTALFTAGFTLLTAFIFHSNFAEGVNSLMFMKNLTIAGGFLLLAITGPGAYSIDRVLNKKW
- a CDS encoding YqjK-like family protein — protein: MSSAAERQKRKAYLLSQIQQQRLDLSASRRDWIASTRRFDRGWNTVLSLRSWALVGSSVMAIWTVRHPNMLIRWARRGFGVWSAWRLVKTTLRQQQLR
- a CDS encoding phage holin family protein, translated to MEDPRHAQGPANNVLGIGQRILTTLVGIAETRVRLAVVELEEEKANLFQMLLMLGLTMLFAAFGLMSLMVLIIWAIDPQYRLNAMIATTVVLLVGALIGGVWTLHKARTSTFMRHTRQELANDRSLLEDDKS
- a CDS encoding DUF883 family protein produces the protein MSKDTTSENLRAELKSLADTLEEVLSSSADKSKDEVSKLRSKAEKALKESRYRLGETGDVLAKQTREAAARADEYVRDNPWTGVGIGAAIGVVLGVLSTRR